One window of Bacteroides sp. AN502(2024) genomic DNA carries:
- a CDS encoding 5'-nucleotidase C-terminal domain-containing protein, which translates to MKHSYVKYLMMAAFAGGCLFTSCRTVRETTAQYEVTKVEGGMITIDSVWDTNPETKVAEIVKPYKEKVDAMMYEVIGTSAMKMEKGAPESLLSNLVAGVLQQAAVQVLGRPADMGLVNLGGLRNILPEGDITVGDVFEILPFENSLCVLTMKGADLRHLFEAIASLHGEGVSGIRIEITKDGKLLNAFVGEKPLKDDRLYTVATIDYLADGNGRMDAFLQAEKRVCPENATLRGLFLDYVRRQTAGGKAITSKLDGRITVK; encoded by the coding sequence ATGAAACATTCTTATGTAAAGTATCTGATGATGGCAGCGTTTGCAGGGGGCTGCCTGTTCACCTCTTGCCGGACTGTACGAGAGACTACGGCTCAGTATGAAGTAACCAAAGTAGAGGGTGGCATGATTACGATTGATTCTGTTTGGGACACCAATCCTGAAACGAAAGTTGCCGAAATAGTAAAGCCTTATAAGGAAAAGGTGGATGCGATGATGTATGAAGTCATTGGCACCAGTGCGATGAAAATGGAAAAAGGAGCCCCTGAAAGCTTGCTTTCCAACCTTGTTGCAGGTGTTTTACAACAAGCGGCAGTTCAGGTGCTGGGGAGACCGGCAGATATGGGATTGGTAAATTTGGGAGGCTTGCGAAATATCTTGCCCGAAGGAGATATCACGGTAGGTGATGTATTTGAAATTCTACCTTTTGAGAATTCTCTTTGTGTCCTGACTATGAAGGGAGCAGACTTGAGACATCTTTTTGAAGCGATTGCATCCTTACACGGGGAAGGTGTGAGTGGTATCCGCATTGAAATCACAAAAGATGGAAAGTTGCTGAACGCTTTTGTCGGAGAAAAGCCATTAAAGGATGATCGGCTTTACACGGTGGCCACTATCGACTATTTGGCAGATGGAAACGGACGGATGGATGCTTTCCTGCAGGCAGAAAAGAGAGTATGCCCTGAAAATGCAACCTTGCGCGGACTATTTCTTGATTATGTACGCAGACAGACTGCCGGAGGTAAAGCGATTACCTCCAAGCTGGATGGACGTATTACCGTAAAATAA
- a CDS encoding ABC transporter permease, with protein MIDIWQEIYSTIKRNKLRTFLTGFAVAWGIFMLIVLLGAGNGLIHAFEQSASERAMNSIKIFPGWTSKSYDGLKEGRQVKLDNKDLDATSHYFPEHVIKSGATVWQGDVNLSFGQEYVNLSLSGVYPNHTKVEVVKLFKGRFINEIDIKERRKVIVLHKKTAEILFDKTHTEPIGQFVNAGNVVYQVVGLYNDKGDSGNNDAYIPFTTLQTIYNKGDKLNNLVMTTRNLETLEANEAFEAHYRKVLGANHRFDPTDHSAIWIWNRFTNYLQQQQGSNMLRIAIWVIGIFTLLSGIVGVSNIMLITVKERTREFGIRKALGAKPLSILWLIIVESVTITTIFGYIGMVTGIGATEWMNSTFGNQTMDTGMWTETVFLNPTVDIRIAIQATLTLIIAGTLAGLFPARKAVSIRPIEALRAD; from the coding sequence ATGATTGACATCTGGCAAGAAATATATAGCACCATCAAACGTAACAAGCTAAGAACTTTTCTCACAGGGTTTGCTGTAGCATGGGGAATCTTCATGCTTATCGTCCTGCTAGGTGCAGGCAACGGACTGATCCACGCCTTCGAACAATCGGCTTCCGAACGTGCCATGAACTCCATCAAGATTTTTCCGGGATGGACCAGCAAATCATACGACGGTCTGAAAGAAGGAAGACAAGTGAAACTGGACAATAAGGATCTGGATGCTACCAGTCATTATTTTCCGGAGCATGTCATCAAGAGCGGAGCAACCGTGTGGCAGGGAGACGTAAATCTTAGCTTCGGGCAAGAATACGTCAATTTGAGCCTTTCCGGCGTATATCCCAATCATACAAAAGTAGAAGTGGTGAAACTCTTCAAAGGACGTTTTATCAATGAGATTGATATTAAAGAACGCCGGAAAGTAATTGTGCTTCATAAAAAGACAGCAGAAATTCTTTTTGATAAAACCCATACCGAACCAATCGGACAGTTTGTCAATGCCGGTAATGTGGTTTATCAGGTAGTGGGACTCTATAATGATAAAGGAGATAGCGGTAACAACGATGCATACATTCCTTTTACCACTCTGCAAACGATTTATAATAAAGGAGACAAACTGAATAATCTGGTCATGACTACTCGTAATTTGGAAACACTAGAGGCCAATGAAGCTTTTGAAGCCCATTACCGTAAAGTATTGGGAGCCAATCATCGTTTTGACCCGACAGACCACAGTGCTATCTGGATTTGGAACCGATTCACCAACTATTTACAACAGCAGCAAGGCTCTAATATGCTACGTATTGCGATCTGGGTAATCGGTATCTTCACATTGCTAAGCGGAATCGTAGGAGTTTCCAACATCATGCTGATTACCGTAAAAGAACGTACCCGCGAATTTGGTATTCGCAAGGCTCTGGGAGCCAAGCCACTTTCCATTCTCTGGCTGATTATCGTAGAAAGCGTTACCATCACCACGATATTCGGATATATAGGTATGGTAACCGGCATCGGAGCGACCGAATGGATGAACAGCACTTTCGGCAATCAGACAATGGATACCGGAATGTGGACGGAAACAGTTTTCCTGAACCCGACAGTAGATATAAGAATCGCCATACAGGCTACACTTACATTAATAATAGCTGGTACACTAGCCGGATTATTTCCTGCCCGAAAAGCGGTCAGCATCCGGCCTATCGAAGCACTTAGAGCAGATTAA
- a CDS encoding ROK family protein, translating into MNSNMEKPYVVGIDIGGTNTVFGIVDARGTIIASSSIKTSGYPTVEEYADEVCKNLLPLIIANGGVDKIRGIGIGAPNGNYYTGTIEFAPNLPWKGVLPLAAMFEKRLGIPTALTNDANAAAIGEMTYGAARGMKDFIMITLGTGVGSGIVVNGQMVYGHDGFAGELGHVIARRDGRLCGCGRKGCLETYCSATGVARTAREFLAARTDASLLRNIPAENITSKDVYDAAVQGDKLAQEIFEFTGNILGEALADAIAFSSPEAIVLFGGLAKSGDYIMKPIQKSIDDNILNIYKGKAKLLVSELKDSDAAVLGASALAWELKDLKE; encoded by the coding sequence ATGAATTCAAACATGGAAAAACCCTACGTAGTAGGTATTGACATAGGCGGAACGAACACCGTCTTTGGAATTGTAGACGCACGCGGAACTATTATTGCCAGCAGTTCGATCAAAACATCTGGCTATCCTACAGTCGAAGAATATGCTGATGAAGTATGTAAAAATCTGCTTCCTTTGATTATAGCTAATGGTGGCGTGGATAAAATCAGAGGTATCGGTATCGGTGCACCGAATGGCAATTACTATACGGGAACGATTGAATTTGCTCCTAACCTGCCTTGGAAGGGAGTTCTTCCGTTGGCAGCCATGTTTGAAAAAAGATTGGGTATTCCTACTGCTTTGACAAACGATGCAAATGCTGCTGCTATCGGTGAAATGACTTATGGTGCTGCCCGTGGTATGAAAGACTTTATCATGATTACACTGGGTACCGGTGTGGGTAGCGGTATCGTTGTCAACGGTCAGATGGTGTATGGCCATGACGGTTTTGCCGGTGAATTGGGACACGTTATCGCCCGTCGCGATGGTCGTCTTTGCGGTTGTGGCCGTAAGGGATGTCTGGAAACTTACTGTTCGGCTACCGGTGTAGCTCGTACGGCCCGCGAATTCCTTGCTGCCCGTACGGATGCTAGCTTGCTTCGTAACATTCCTGCAGAAAACATCACTTCAAAAGATGTGTATGATGCAGCTGTACAAGGTGATAAGCTGGCACAGGAAATCTTCGAATTTACAGGTAATATTTTGGGTGAAGCATTGGCAGATGCTATTGCATTCTCCAGTCCTGAAGCAATTGTATTGTTCGGTGGTTTGGCCAAGTCCGGTGATTATATCATGAAACCGATTCAGAAATCAATTGATGATAATATTCTGAATATCTATAAAGGTAAGGCTAAATTGCTTGTTTCTGAATTGAAGGATTCTGATGCTGCTGTACTGGGGGCCAGTGCATTGGCTTGGGAACTGAAAGATTTGAAAGAATAA
- a CDS encoding ABC transporter ATP-binding protein, translating to MIQLTNINKTYNNGSPLHVLKGINLNIEQGEFVSIMGASGSGKSTLLNILGILDNYDTGDYYLNNVLIKNLSETKAAEYRNRMIGFIFQSFNLISFKNAVENVALPLFYQGISRKKRNALALEYLDRLGLKEWAHHMPNEMSGGQKQRVAIARALITQPQIILADEPTGALDSRTSVEVMQILKDLHKQGMTIVVVTHESGVANQTDKIIHIKDGIIERIEDNIDHDASPFGKDGIMK from the coding sequence GTGATACAACTAACGAATATCAACAAGACCTACAACAACGGATCGCCTCTCCATGTACTCAAAGGTATCAATCTCAATATCGAACAGGGAGAATTTGTTTCTATCATGGGAGCGTCCGGATCTGGGAAATCAACTTTGCTCAATATATTGGGAATCCTCGACAACTACGATACCGGAGATTATTATCTGAACAACGTACTTATCAAGAACTTGAGTGAAACTAAAGCTGCCGAATATCGCAACCGTATGATCGGATTTATTTTCCAGTCATTCAATCTGATTTCCTTTAAAAATGCCGTAGAGAATGTAGCACTGCCTTTATTTTATCAAGGAATAAGTCGTAAAAAACGGAATGCACTTGCCTTGGAATATCTCGACCGCCTGGGTTTAAAAGAATGGGCACATCACATGCCGAACGAAATGAGTGGCGGTCAGAAACAACGTGTGGCCATCGCACGGGCCTTAATCACTCAACCACAAATCATTCTGGCAGATGAGCCAACAGGAGCTTTGGATAGTAGAACTTCCGTGGAAGTAATGCAGATTCTGAAAGATCTTCATAAACAGGGAATGACGATTGTCGTTGTCACCCATGAAAGTGGAGTCGCCAACCAGACAGACAAGATTATACATATCAAAGACGGAATCATCGAACGCATTGAAGATAATATCGACCATGATGCTTCTCCTTTCGGGAAAGACGGTATCATGAAATAA
- a CDS encoding bifunctional UDP-sugar hydrolase/5'-nucleotidase: MKRFQISFLLCFALSFTSLIFAQDKGTKEVIILQTSDVHSRIEPVNQKGDKYYNQGGFVRRATFLAQFRKEHKNVLLFDCGDISQGTPYYNIFRGEVEIKLMNEMGYDAMTIGNHEFDFGVDNMERIFKMANFPIVCANYNLDATVLKDIVKPYVVLEKYGLRIGVFGLGTQPEGMIQADKCKGVVYEDPVRVSNEIAALLKEEEGCDLVVCLSHLGIQMDEHLVAGTRNIDVILGGHSHTFMKGPKTYLNMDGKEVSVMHTGKNGARVGRLNLTLKHK, translated from the coding sequence ATGAAAAGATTTCAGATATCATTCTTGCTGTGTTTTGCATTGAGCTTTACTTCCTTAATTTTTGCGCAGGATAAGGGTACCAAAGAAGTGATCATTTTACAAACAAGCGATGTGCATAGCCGTATCGAACCTGTCAATCAGAAGGGCGATAAATATTATAACCAAGGTGGTTTTGTCCGTCGGGCCACTTTTCTCGCACAGTTCCGTAAGGAACATAAGAATGTGTTGCTTTTCGATTGCGGAGATATTTCGCAAGGGACACCTTATTATAATATATTCCGCGGAGAAGTGGAAATCAAACTGATGAATGAAATGGGTTATGACGCTATGACTATTGGTAACCATGAGTTTGATTTCGGTGTGGATAATATGGAACGCATTTTCAAAATGGCTAATTTCCCGATTGTTTGTGCCAACTATAATTTGGATGCTACAGTATTAAAGGATATAGTTAAGCCCTATGTCGTTCTTGAGAAATATGGTTTGAGAATTGGTGTGTTCGGTCTTGGAACCCAACCCGAAGGGATGATTCAGGCTGATAAATGCAAAGGAGTCGTTTATGAAGATCCTGTTCGTGTATCCAACGAAATAGCCGCTTTGTTGAAAGAAGAGGAAGGTTGCGATCTGGTAGTATGCTTGTCTCATCTCGGCATTCAAATGGATGAACATCTGGTTGCCGGGACGCGTAATATCGACGTGATTCTGGGAGGGCATTCTCATACATTTATGAAAGGACCCAAAACATACTTGAATATGGACGGAAAAGAGGTGTCTGTCATGCACACAGGGAAAAATGGTGCTCGTGTAGGTCGTCTCAATTTGACTTTGAAGCATAAATGA
- the rplS gene encoding 50S ribosomal protein L19: protein MDLIKIAEEAFATGKQHPSFKAGDTVTVAYRIIEGNKERVQLYRGVVIKIAGHGDKKRFTVRKMSGTVGVERIFPIESPAIDSIEVNKIGKVRRAKLYYLRALTGKKARIKEKRANG, encoded by the coding sequence ATGGATTTAATTAAAATTGCAGAAGAAGCATTTGCTACCGGAAAACAGCATCCGAGCTTCAAAGCAGGAGACACTGTAACAGTAGCATATCGTATTATCGAAGGTAACAAAGAACGTGTACAGCTGTACCGTGGTGTTGTTATCAAAATCGCCGGTCACGGAGACAAGAAACGTTTTACTGTACGTAAAATGTCAGGAACTGTAGGCGTAGAAAGAATTTTCCCCATCGAATCACCGGCTATCGACAGCATTGAAGTGAACAAGATAGGTAAGGTTCGTCGCGCTAAATTGTATTACCTGCGTGCTCTTACCGGTAAGAAAGCCAGAATCAAAGAAAAAAGAGCTAACGGATAA
- a CDS encoding glycoside hydrolase family 3 N-terminal domain-containing protein has protein sequence MKIILSIVTLLFLVAADTISSPVQNVITVEPSLVYKALQDKECRHWVDSVMDKLSFKEKVGQLFIHTIAPVDTKRNLEQLREVIDTYKVGGLLFSGGKMQKQVELTNRAQRQAKVPLMITFDGEWGLAMRLRGMPVFPRNMVLGCIRDNRLLYEYGREVARQCRQIGVQVNFAPVADVNINPKNPVINTRSFGEDPIQVAEKVIAYASGLEGGGVLSVCKHFPGHGDTDVDSHKALPVLPFTRERLDSVELYPFKEAIRAGLGGMMVGHLQVPVIEPMGGLPSSLSRNVVYDLLTDELAFKGLIFTDALAMKGVAGNGNVCLQALKAGNDMVLSPRNLKGEISAVLEAIEKGELSREDIESKCRKVLTYKYALGLKKKSYVQLSGLEQRINSPQTRDLVRRLNVAAITVLNNKNHILPLHTDKEQTIALLEVGDPKETDALAKQLSHYTSLARFSLRANQPEEVNQRLRDSLSIYKRIIVAVSEQRLASYQSFFAKFVPESPVIYLFFTPGKMMLQIQRAVAHASAVVLGHSSNSDVQRQVADVLFAKASADGRLSASLGELFPTGAGVTITPETPLHFVPEEYGLSSAHLKRIDSIALDGIRQGAYPGCQVVVLKNGHTMFDKAFGTYAGKGSPRVESTSIYDLASLSKTTGTLLAIMKLYDKGRFNLTDKISDHLSFLQRTDKKDITIQEILYHQSGLPSWIPFYLEAIDKDSYDGRLFSARRDARHPLQLGVTSWANPNFKFKSEYVSSVKTGDYAVQICDSLWLNRSFRKVIEEKIAEAPLKQKRYVYSDVGFILLGMLVEQLAGMPMEAYLQREFYEPMGLEHTGYLPLRRFAKSKIVPSNRDRFLRKETLQGFVHDEASAFFGGLAGNAGLFSTARDVARVYQMLLNGGEIDGQRYLSEETCQLFTTETSKISRRGLGFDKPDADDPKKGNCAPAAPAEVYGHIGFTGTCAWVDPVNELVYVFLSNRIYPDVTNRKLNQLHIREQIQETIYEAMKKK, from the coding sequence ATGAAGATAATTCTCTCGATCGTAACGCTTTTATTTCTTGTTGCAGCTGACACAATTTCGAGTCCGGTGCAGAATGTTATCACTGTTGAACCTTCGCTGGTGTATAAAGCCCTTCAGGACAAGGAGTGCCGGCACTGGGTTGATTCGGTTATGGATAAGCTTTCCTTTAAAGAAAAGGTCGGACAGTTGTTCATTCACACCATTGCCCCGGTAGATACCAAGCGAAACTTGGAACAGCTGCGCGAAGTCATCGACACGTATAAAGTGGGTGGACTTCTCTTCTCCGGTGGGAAGATGCAAAAACAGGTCGAACTGACAAATCGGGCTCAACGACAGGCAAAAGTTCCTTTGATGATTACTTTCGATGGAGAATGGGGATTGGCTATGCGCCTGCGTGGTATGCCTGTTTTTCCACGAAATATGGTATTGGGATGTATCCGTGACAACCGACTGCTTTATGAATACGGGCGTGAAGTTGCCCGTCAATGTCGGCAGATTGGAGTGCAGGTCAACTTTGCTCCGGTGGCGGACGTGAATATAAATCCTAAAAATCCTGTCATCAATACCCGTTCTTTTGGAGAAGATCCGATACAGGTCGCTGAAAAGGTTATCGCTTATGCTTCCGGTTTGGAAGGCGGAGGGGTTCTATCTGTGTGTAAGCACTTTCCCGGACATGGAGATACTGATGTCGATTCGCATAAGGCACTTCCGGTACTTCCTTTCACTCGTGAGCGTCTGGACAGTGTGGAACTTTATCCTTTTAAAGAAGCCATCCGTGCCGGATTGGGCGGTATGATGGTAGGACATTTGCAAGTTCCGGTGATTGAACCGATGGGTGGACTCCCTTCTTCCTTGTCCCGCAATGTCGTATACGATTTACTGACAGATGAGCTGGCGTTTAAAGGACTCATATTTACGGATGCACTTGCCATGAAAGGAGTGGCGGGAAATGGAAATGTTTGTTTACAGGCTCTAAAAGCAGGTAATGACATGGTATTGTCTCCCCGAAACTTGAAGGGAGAGATATCGGCTGTATTGGAAGCCATTGAAAAAGGGGAGTTGAGCCGCGAAGATATTGAAAGCAAATGCCGTAAGGTTTTGACTTATAAATATGCGCTGGGACTCAAGAAAAAGTCGTATGTACAATTATCCGGTTTGGAACAACGGATCAACAGTCCGCAAACACGTGACTTGGTTCGTCGGTTGAATGTAGCGGCAATAACTGTCCTGAACAACAAAAATCATATTCTTCCCTTGCATACAGACAAAGAGCAGACGATTGCACTGCTTGAAGTGGGAGATCCCAAAGAAACAGATGCGTTGGCGAAACAACTTTCTCATTATACATCTTTGGCTCGCTTTTCCCTTCGTGCCAATCAGCCCGAAGAGGTAAATCAGCGGTTGCGTGATTCTTTGTCTATCTATAAACGGATCATTGTAGCTGTCAGCGAACAGCGATTGGCTTCTTATCAGTCTTTTTTTGCGAAATTTGTGCCCGAAAGCCCGGTCATTTATCTGTTTTTTACTCCCGGGAAGATGATGTTGCAGATTCAGCGGGCAGTGGCTCATGCTTCGGCGGTGGTGCTGGGACATAGTTCTAATAGTGATGTGCAGCGTCAGGTGGCAGATGTGTTATTTGCCAAAGCATCTGCAGACGGGCGGTTATCGGCAAGTCTGGGAGAACTGTTCCCAACGGGAGCAGGAGTGACTATTACCCCTGAAACACCGTTGCATTTCGTTCCGGAAGAATACGGGCTTTCCTCCGCTCATCTAAAACGGATTGATTCCATTGCGTTGGATGGTATCCGTCAGGGAGCCTATCCCGGTTGCCAGGTGGTGGTTCTGAAAAACGGCCATACTATGTTCGACAAAGCTTTCGGTACTTATGCGGGCAAAGGAAGTCCTCGTGTCGAATCTACTAGTATCTACGATTTGGCCTCTCTTTCAAAAACGACGGGCACTTTGCTTGCCATTATGAAACTCTATGATAAGGGACGTTTTAATCTGACAGATAAGATTTCGGATCATTTGTCGTTTTTGCAACGTACTGATAAGAAAGATATAACGATTCAGGAAATTCTGTATCATCAGTCCGGTTTGCCCTCCTGGATTCCTTTCTACCTGGAAGCTATTGACAAGGATAGCTATGATGGAAGGTTATTCAGTGCACGCAGAGATGCTCGCCATCCGTTACAGTTGGGAGTAACCTCATGGGCGAATCCGAATTTCAAGTTCAAGAGTGAGTACGTCTCTTCCGTCAAAACCGGTGATTATGCTGTTCAGATCTGTGACAGCTTGTGGTTAAACCGTTCTTTCCGGAAAGTGATAGAAGAGAAAATTGCAGAAGCTCCGTTAAAGCAGAAACGCTATGTGTATAGTGATGTAGGATTTATACTGTTGGGAATGTTGGTGGAGCAACTGGCCGGTATGCCTATGGAAGCCTATTTGCAACGTGAGTTTTATGAACCGATGGGGTTGGAGCATACTGGTTATTTGCCTTTACGCCGTTTTGCCAAGTCGAAGATTGTTCCTTCTAATAGAGACCGTTTCTTACGTAAAGAGACTTTGCAGGGATTTGTGCATGATGAGGCCTCCGCTTTCTTTGGCGGATTGGCTGGGAATGCCGGACTTTTTTCTACTGCCCGTGATGTAGCCCGCGTTTATCAGATGTTGCTGAATGGAGGGGAAATAGATGGTCAGCGTTATCTAAGTGAGGAAACCTGCCAGTTGTTTACTACTGAAACATCGAAGATCAGCCGGCGTGGCTTGGGTTTTGACAAGCCTGATGCAGATGATCCGAAGAAAGGGAATTGTGCTCCTGCCGCACCTGCCGAAGTGTATGGTCATATCGGATTTACCGGTACATGTGCATGGGTGGATCCGGTGAATGAACTGGTTTATGTATTCCTTAGCAATCGGATTTATCCGGACGTAACAAACCGTAAATTGAACCAGCTGCATATCCGTGAGCAAATACAGGAAACGATTTACGAGGCAATGAAGAAGAAATAG
- a CDS encoding ABC transporter permease has product MRIDMDTCEEILITITRNKTRSLLTAFGVFWGIFMLIALIGGGQGLEGMMKKNFEGFATNSGFLASQRTGEAYKGFRKGRWWNLEATDIERLRSQVKEVETITPSVARWGSKAVYEDKKYDCSVKGLYPNYLHIESQEMAYGRFINEVDIKEARKVCVIGKRIYESLFKPGEDPCGKYIRVDGIYYQVIGMSSSEGNMNIQGRASEAVTLPFTTMQQTYNMGGQIDVICFTAKQGVKVSEVQPQMEQVIKAAHYIAPDDKQAVMCLNAEAMFSMVDNLFTGINILVWMVGLGTLLAGAIGVSNIMMVTVKERTTEIGIRRAIGAQPKDILQQILSESIVLTTIAGMCGISFAVMMLQLVEMGANTDGGDVRFQITFGLAIGTCILLITLGMLAGLAPAYRAMAIKPIEAIRDE; this is encoded by the coding sequence ATGAGAATAGACATGGATACATGTGAGGAAATCCTCATTACCATTACAAGAAACAAGACGAGAAGCCTGCTGACTGCATTCGGCGTTTTCTGGGGAATCTTCATGCTCATCGCCCTTATCGGCGGCGGTCAAGGACTGGAGGGCATGATGAAAAAGAACTTTGAAGGATTTGCCACCAATTCCGGTTTCCTCGCCTCGCAAAGAACAGGCGAAGCCTACAAAGGTTTCCGCAAAGGGAGATGGTGGAATCTGGAAGCTACCGACATCGAACGGCTTCGCTCCCAAGTGAAAGAGGTGGAAACCATTACCCCGTCCGTAGCCCGCTGGGGCTCCAAAGCTGTATACGAAGATAAAAAATATGATTGTAGCGTAAAAGGATTATATCCGAATTATCTCCACATCGAATCACAGGAAATGGCATACGGCAGGTTCATCAATGAGGTGGACATAAAAGAAGCACGCAAAGTGTGTGTCATCGGAAAACGAATTTATGAGAGTCTTTTCAAACCGGGAGAAGACCCGTGTGGCAAATATATAAGAGTAGACGGCATTTATTATCAAGTAATTGGCATGTCTTCCTCCGAAGGTAATATGAATATACAGGGACGGGCTTCGGAAGCTGTCACTCTTCCATTCACTACGATGCAGCAGACTTACAATATGGGAGGACAAATTGATGTAATCTGTTTCACCGCAAAGCAAGGAGTCAAAGTATCAGAAGTACAACCCCAAATGGAACAGGTCATTAAAGCCGCACATTATATCGCCCCGGATGACAAACAGGCGGTTATGTGTCTGAATGCCGAAGCTATGTTCTCCATGGTTGATAACCTGTTCACCGGCATCAACATACTAGTTTGGATGGTAGGATTGGGCACTCTGCTGGCAGGTGCCATCGGTGTATCTAACATTATGATGGTAACCGTCAAAGAACGTACCACCGAAATCGGTATCCGCCGGGCCATCGGTGCACAGCCCAAAGATATTCTGCAACAGATTCTATCGGAAAGCATAGTACTTACCACCATTGCAGGTATGTGCGGAATTTCCTTTGCCGTCATGATGCTTCAACTCGTAGAGATGGGAGCAAACACCGACGGAGGGGACGTCCGCTTCCAGATTACTTTCGGACTGGCAATCGGCACTTGTATCCTTCTGATTACACTAGGGATGTTGGCAGGTCTGGCACCTGCATACCGGGCTATGGCTATCAAACCGATTGAAGCTATCCGGGACGAATAA
- a CDS encoding MarR family winged helix-turn-helix transcriptional regulator produces the protein MKTIYAMCDVFKAMRNFEKTFEKTYQITLNEAMILCALKEASEKVTATHLSKQTELSPSHTSKMLRILEEKGLIVRSLGSKDRRQMYFQLTPTGNQRVTELTFDKIKIPKLLRPLFK, from the coding sequence ATGAAAACAATATATGCAATGTGTGATGTATTCAAAGCGATGAGAAACTTTGAAAAAACATTTGAAAAAACGTACCAGATAACGCTCAATGAAGCAATGATATTGTGTGCCCTCAAAGAGGCATCGGAGAAAGTGACGGCTACCCATCTGTCCAAGCAAACCGAACTAAGCCCCTCACACACATCTAAAATGCTGCGAATACTGGAGGAAAAGGGGCTGATCGTCCGGTCGCTCGGAAGTAAAGACCGGAGACAGATGTACTTCCAACTAACCCCTACGGGTAATCAACGGGTAACAGAACTGACATTTGACAAAATAAAAATCCCCAAGCTACTGAGACCTCTGTTTAAATAA